The following proteins come from a genomic window of Burkholderia stabilis:
- a CDS encoding carbohydrate kinase family protein, with translation MTTTFPRLIVFGEALTDFIRDDTQHWHSIAGGSCWNVARVGARLGVPTAFAGTVSRDIFGDELMHKSADAGLDMRFIRQVDRAPLLAMVVSKQPPHYFFIGENSADLAFDPADLPAGAFDAAEIVHVGSLGVVREPLAARLIEVAQAARAAGKRISFDPNFRAPMAVPSYRDTLRRLAGLADWIKVSDEDLHGLFPELDETAALAQLRAWAPDATMLVTRGAAGMQLLHRDTALFQPAFPTDVADTVGCGDASIGGWLASQLARPDAPAAEHLRYAAACAAVACEHAGAYAPTAAEVAEMAGRATFAVL, from the coding sequence ATGACGACGACGTTCCCCCGCCTGATCGTATTCGGCGAAGCGCTGACCGATTTCATCCGCGACGACACGCAGCACTGGCACAGCATCGCAGGCGGTTCATGCTGGAACGTCGCGCGCGTCGGCGCGCGGCTCGGCGTGCCGACGGCATTCGCCGGCACGGTCAGCCGCGACATCTTCGGCGACGAGCTGATGCACAAGAGCGCCGACGCGGGGCTCGACATGCGCTTCATCCGGCAGGTCGACCGCGCACCGCTGCTCGCGATGGTCGTGTCGAAGCAGCCGCCCCACTATTTCTTCATCGGCGAAAACAGCGCCGATCTCGCGTTCGATCCGGCCGACCTGCCCGCCGGCGCGTTCGACGCGGCCGAAATCGTGCACGTCGGCTCGCTCGGCGTCGTGCGCGAACCGCTCGCGGCGCGCCTGATCGAGGTAGCGCAAGCGGCACGCGCGGCCGGCAAGCGGATCTCGTTCGACCCGAACTTCCGTGCGCCGATGGCCGTGCCGTCGTATCGCGACACGCTGCGCCGGCTGGCCGGGCTCGCCGACTGGATCAAGGTATCCGACGAAGATCTGCACGGGTTGTTTCCCGAACTCGACGAAACGGCCGCGCTGGCGCAACTGCGCGCGTGGGCACCCGACGCGACGATGCTCGTCACGCGCGGCGCAGCCGGCATGCAGCTGCTGCATCGCGATACCGCGCTGTTCCAGCCCGCGTTCCCGACCGACGTGGCCGATACGGTCGGCTGCGGCGATGCCAGCATCGGCGGCTGGCTCGCGAGCCAGCTTGCACGGCCCGATGCACCGGCGGCCGAGCATCTGCGCTATGCGGCCGCGTGCGCGGCAGTCGCCTGCGAGCACGCAGGCGCGTATGCGCCAACGGCCGCTGAAGTGGCCGAGATGGCCGGCCGCGCTACCTTCGCGGTGCTTTAG
- a CDS encoding ABC transporter substrate-binding protein: MFKHKAALTAVACALAFGASAAHAADKPLKSIGVTVGSLGNPYFVTIVKGAEARARQINPNAKVTAVSADYDLNKQFTQIDNFISAHVDMILLNATDPKAIEPAVKKAQAAGITVVAVDVAAAGANATVQTNNVKAGELACDYIAKKLNGKGNVIIENGPQVSAVIDRVNGCKAVLAKNTGIKVLSSDQDGKGSREGGMNTMQGYLTRFPKLDAVFTINDPQAIGSDLAAKQLNRPNIVITSVDGAPDIEVALKSNTLVQASSSQDPWAMAQQAVNVGYGIMNGQKPANPMILIEPTLITRDNVKTYKGWSTPR, translated from the coding sequence ATGTTCAAGCACAAAGCCGCCCTGACCGCCGTCGCCTGCGCGCTCGCCTTCGGCGCCTCCGCCGCACACGCGGCCGACAAGCCGCTCAAATCGATCGGCGTCACGGTCGGGTCGCTCGGCAATCCGTACTTCGTCACGATCGTCAAGGGCGCCGAGGCGCGCGCCAGGCAGATCAACCCGAACGCAAAGGTCACGGCCGTGTCGGCCGACTATGACCTGAACAAGCAGTTCACGCAGATCGACAACTTCATCTCCGCGCACGTCGACATGATCCTGCTCAACGCGACCGATCCGAAGGCGATCGAGCCGGCGGTGAAGAAGGCGCAGGCAGCCGGCATCACGGTCGTCGCGGTCGACGTCGCGGCGGCCGGCGCGAATGCGACGGTGCAGACCAACAACGTGAAGGCCGGCGAACTCGCGTGCGACTACATCGCGAAGAAGCTGAACGGCAAGGGCAACGTGATCATCGAAAACGGCCCGCAGGTGTCGGCGGTGATCGATCGCGTCAACGGCTGCAAGGCCGTGCTCGCGAAAAACACGGGCATCAAGGTGCTGTCGAGCGACCAGGACGGCAAGGGCTCGCGCGAAGGCGGGATGAACACGATGCAGGGCTACCTGACGCGCTTTCCGAAGCTCGATGCGGTGTTCACGATCAACGACCCGCAGGCGATCGGCAGCGATCTCGCCGCGAAACAGCTGAATCGCCCGAACATCGTGATCACGTCGGTCGACGGCGCACCCGACATCGAGGTCGCGCTCAAGTCCAACACGCTCGTGCAGGCATCGTCGAGCCAGGACCCGTGGGCGATGGCGCAGCAGGCCGTCAACGTCGGCTACGGCATCATGAACGGCCAGAAGCCGGCCAATCCGATGATCCTGATCGAGCCGACGCTCATCACGCGCGACAACGTGAAGACGTACAAGGGCTGGAGCACGCCGCGCTGA
- a CDS encoding SulP family inorganic anion transporter encodes MTTAPIRPDAGPQHADHFTALDAAPPPRTQRIGLDALAGLSIAGLLIPEAVAYAGLANLPPQAGLIALLSGLVVYALTGSSRFAIVSSTSSSAAVLAATVLAESGMAPAAQLALAAALVAMTGVLFILAGVARLGGMSDFIARPVLRGFTFGLALTIVIKQLPKILAISMQHSDAPHVALDLIAGAPHANLASVVLGATALALLFVLGRRSRVPATLVVIVLSIAIGYAIDWQRYGIAIVGHIDFKHLEFGLPQLDRNAWMQTVELGFALMLILYAESYGSIRNFALKHGDTVSPNRDLVALGCSNLVSGLLHGMPVGAGYSATSANEAAGAQSRFAGLWAAGVVALIVWLLLPQLARTPEPVLAAIVIFAVSHSLHPSVFRPYWVWHRDRLVVIAALLAVLVLGVLHGLLAAIGVSLLLTLRKLSEPNVSVLGRLRDSHDFVDVASHAEAKPVPGVLIVRPEAQLFFANADRMLNRVRALMKAAPDTHTVMLSLEETPDVDGTTIESLRTFAAECAARGLRLAIVRLKVHALHALRRAADDTLRDDEMSELSVDESLQLLQAGMQPGGDDGATAT; translated from the coding sequence ATGACGACTGCCCCGATTCGCCCCGACGCCGGCCCGCAGCATGCCGACCATTTCACCGCGCTCGACGCGGCGCCGCCGCCGCGCACGCAGCGCATCGGCCTCGATGCGCTGGCCGGCCTGTCGATCGCCGGCCTGCTGATTCCCGAGGCGGTCGCCTATGCGGGGCTGGCCAACCTGCCGCCGCAGGCCGGCCTCATCGCGCTGCTGTCGGGGCTCGTCGTCTATGCGCTGACGGGCAGCAGCCGCTTCGCGATCGTGTCGTCGACGTCGTCGTCGGCCGCCGTGCTGGCGGCGACCGTACTGGCGGAGTCGGGGATGGCGCCCGCCGCGCAGCTCGCGCTCGCGGCGGCGCTCGTCGCGATGACGGGCGTGTTGTTCATCCTGGCCGGCGTCGCGCGGCTCGGTGGCATGTCGGATTTCATCGCACGGCCCGTGCTGCGCGGTTTCACGTTCGGGCTCGCGCTGACGATCGTCATCAAGCAGTTGCCGAAGATTCTCGCGATTTCCATGCAGCACAGCGATGCACCGCATGTCGCGCTCGACCTGATCGCCGGCGCGCCGCATGCGAACCTCGCGAGCGTCGTGCTCGGCGCGACCGCGCTTGCGCTGCTGTTCGTGCTCGGCCGCCGCTCGCGCGTGCCCGCCACGCTCGTCGTGATCGTGCTGTCGATCGCGATCGGCTATGCGATCGACTGGCAGCGGTACGGGATCGCGATCGTCGGTCATATCGACTTCAAGCACCTCGAATTCGGCCTGCCGCAGCTCGACCGCAACGCGTGGATGCAGACGGTCGAGCTCGGCTTCGCGCTGATGCTGATCCTGTACGCGGAGTCGTACGGATCGATCCGCAACTTCGCGCTGAAGCATGGCGACACCGTGTCGCCGAATCGGGATCTCGTCGCGCTCGGATGTTCGAATCTCGTGTCGGGCCTGTTGCACGGGATGCCGGTCGGCGCCGGCTATTCGGCGACGTCGGCGAACGAGGCGGCCGGCGCGCAGTCGCGTTTTGCCGGCCTGTGGGCGGCGGGCGTGGTCGCGCTGATCGTATGGTTGCTGCTGCCGCAGCTGGCGCGCACGCCGGAGCCCGTGCTCGCGGCGATCGTGATCTTCGCGGTCAGCCACTCGCTGCATCCGTCCGTATTCCGGCCGTACTGGGTCTGGCATCGCGACCGGCTCGTCGTGATCGCCGCGCTGCTCGCGGTGCTCGTGCTCGGCGTGCTGCACGGGCTGCTCGCGGCCATCGGCGTGAGCCTGCTGCTGACGCTGCGCAAGCTGTCGGAGCCGAACGTCAGCGTGCTGGGCCGGCTGCGCGACAGCCACGACTTCGTCGACGTCGCGAGCCATGCCGAGGCGAAGCCGGTGCCCGGCGTGCTGATCGTGCGGCCCGAGGCGCAGCTGTTCTTCGCGAATGCGGACCGGATGCTCAATCGCGTGCGCGCGCTGATGAAGGCCGCGCCGGACACGCATACGGTGATGCTGAGCCTCGAGGAGACACCCGATGTCGACGGCACGACGATCGAATCGTTGCGCACGTTCGCGGCCGAATGCGCGGCGCGCGGGCTGCGGCTCGCGATCGTGCGGCTCAAGGTGCATGCGCTGCATGCGTTGCGCCGCGCGGCGGACGACACGCTGCGCGACGACGAGATGTCCGAACTGAGCGTCGACGAGAGCCTGCAACTGCTGCAGGCCGGCATGCAGCCGGGTGGCGACGACGGGGCGACCGCCACGTGA